One region of Oryza sativa Japonica Group chromosome 5, ASM3414082v1 genomic DNA includes:
- the LOC4337934 gene encoding protein neprosin encodes MSSTLMASCCFIISYKRPRPIIATFVPFLLLLFFFAVVVAASSSSNGTAAALHPGEELLRLERVRAQLARVRRASVKTIQSPDGDVIDCVPSHLQPAFEHPRLRGQKPEEPPSARPTETTRRRRRRRRSHAHGGGGGEHREEEDDGEHGLRQAWWAAGEACPEGTIPVRRTTEADLLRASSAAAAGGRFGMKPRGVGVVGGAARRDSTSSGHEHAVGYMSGGQFYGAKASLNVWPAKVASPAEFSLSQIWLISGSFGNDLNTIEAGWQVSPQLYGDNNPRFFTYWTNDAYQETGCYNLHCSGFVQTNSRIAMGAAISPISSFAGRQFDITLLIWKDPKQGHWWLQLGSGALVGYWPSFLFSHLGARADMAQFGGEVVNTRPSGSHTPTQMGSGRFPGEGYGRAAYFRNVQVVDWDNNLIPAAALRLLADHPACYDIAGGQGAAWGRYFYYGGPGRNARCP; translated from the exons ATGAGCTCCACTCTGATGGCTTCTTGCTGCTTCATCATCTCTTACAAGAGGCCTCGCCCAATCATTGCCACCTttgtccccttcctcctcctcctcttcttcttcgccgtcgtcgtcgccgcctcgtcgtccagcaatggcacggcggcggcgctccaccCCGGCGAGGAGCTGCTCCGGCTTGAGAGAGTCAGGGCACAGCTCGCCAGGGTCAGGAGAGCTTCCGTCAAGACGATCCAG AGTCCCGACGGCGACGTGATCGACTGCGTGCCGTCTCACCTGCAGCCGGCGTTCGAGCACCCGAGGCTGAGAGGCCAAAAGCCAGAg GAGCCGCCCTCGGCGAGGCCGAcggagacgacgaggaggaggaggaggaggaggaggagtcacgcccacggcggcggcggcggcgagcaccgggaggaggaggacgacggcgagcacGGGTTGCGGCAGGCGTGGtgggccgccggcgaggcgtgCCCGGAGGGGACGATACCGGTGAGGCGGACGACGGAGGCCGACCTGCTGCGagccagctccgccgccgccgccggcggccggttCGGGATGAAGcctcgcggcgtcggcgtcgtcggcggcgcggcgcggcgcgactcCACCAGCAGCGGCCACGAG CATGCGGTGGGGTACATGAGCGGGGGGCAATTCTACGGGGCGAAGGCGAGCCTGAACGTGTGGCCGGCGAaggtggcgtcgccggcggagtTCAGCCTCTCCCAGATCTGGCTCATCTCCGGCTCCTTCGGCAATGACCTCAACACCATCGAGGCCGGATGGCAG GTGAGCCCTCAGCTGTACGGTGACAACAACCCAAGGTTCTTCACGTATTGGACA AATGATGCGTACCAGGAGACGGGTTGCTACAACCTGCACTGCTCAGGGTTCGTCCAGACCAACAGCCGGATCGCCATGggcgccgccatctcccccatctcctccttcGCCGGCCGCCAGTTCGACATCACCCTCCTCATTTGGAAG GACCCGAAGCAGGGTCACTGGTGGCTGCAGCTGGGGTCGGGTGCGCTGGTGGGCTACTGGCCGTCGTTCCTCTTCAGCCACCTGGGCGCGCGCGCCGACATGGCGCAgttcggcggcgaggtggtgaaCACGCGGCCGTCGGGGTCGCACACGCCGACGCAGATGGGCAGCGGCCGCTTCCCCGGCGAAGGGTACGGCCGCGCCGCCTACTTCCGCAACGTCCAGGTCGTCGACTGGGACAACAACctcatccccgccgccgccctccgcctcctcgccgaccaCCCCGCCTGCTACGACATCGCCGGCGGCCAGGGCGCCGCCTGGGGCAGGTACTTCTACTACGGCGGCCCTGGCCGGAACGCCCGCTGCCCATGA
- the LOC4337935 gene encoding glycosyltransferase BC10-like, which produces MKPPRRWMYGRGGGKGKPAGLLLLGVFLCLSVVLLLLLHGSSPSLEGEGRKPEAVEAAGGGGEEEEVAVARAEVEEAPLPPGNARLAFLFIARNRLPLDLVWDAFFRGDKEGRFSIFVHSRPGFVLTRATTRSGFFYNRQVNNSVQVDWGEASMIEAERVLLAHALKDPLNERFVFVSDSCVPLYNFNYTYDYIMSSSTSFVDSFADTKAGRYNPRMDPIIPVENWRKGSQWAVLTRKHAEVVVEDEEVLPEFQKHCRRRPLPEFWRDWDRPIPAEAWKAHNCIPDEHYVQTLLAQHGLEEELTRRSVTHSAWDLSSSKDRERRGWHPVTYKISDATPALVKSIKDIDNIYYETENRKEWCTSNGKPAPCFLFARKFTRAAGLKLLDLSLIAANGASTM; this is translated from the exons ATGAAGCCGCCGCGGAGGTGGATGtacgggcggggcggcgggaaggggaagccggcggggctgctgctgctgggggTGTTCCTCTGCTTGTcggtggtgctgctgctgctgctgcacggcTCGTCCCCGTCGCTGGAGGGCGAGGGGAGGAAGCCtgaggcggtggaggcggcggggggagggggagaggaggaggaggtggcggtggcgcgggcggaggtggaggaggcgccgctgccgccggggaACGcgcggctcgccttcctcttcatcGCCCGCAACCGCCTCCCGCTCGACCTCGTCTGGGACGCCTTCTTCCGC GGTGACAAGGAAGGGAGATTCTCCATCTTCGTGCACTCGCGGCCGGGGTTCGTGCTCACCCGCGCCACCACCCGATCCGGCTTCTTCTACAATCGGCAGGTCAACAACAGCGTCCAG GTGGATTGGGGGGAGGCGAGCATGATCGAGGCTGAGCGTGTTCTACTCGCCCACGCGCTCAAGGACCCCTTAAACGAGCGCTTCGTGTTCGTCTCCGACAG CTGTGTGCCATTGTACAACTTCAACTACACTTACGACTACATAATGTCTTCGTCAACCAGTTTTGTTGACAG TTTTGCTGATACAAAAGCGGGTCGGTATAATCCCAGAATGGACCCAATTATCCCAGTGGAAAATTGGAGAAAAGGCTCGCAG TGGGCTGTGTTAACAAGAAAACATGCTGAAGTTGTGGTTGAAGATGAAGAGGTTTTGCCAGAATTCCAGAAGCATTGCAGG AGAAGGCCCTTACCAGAGTTCTGGCGGGACTGGGATCGTCCTATT CCTGCGGAGGCATGGAAGGCACATAACTGCATACCAGATGAGCACTATGTTCAAACATTGCTTGCA CAACATGGTCTTGAAGAAGAGCTTACACGGAGGTCAGTTACACACAGTGCGTGGGATCTATCATCTTCTAAAGATCGTGAAAGGCGTGGATGGCATCCTGTAACATACAAAATCTCAGATGCTACTCCTGCACTTGTAAAATCCATAAAG GATATTGATAATATATATTATGAGACTGAAAATAGAAAGGAGTGGTGTACAAGTAATGGAAAACCAGCACCTTGCTTCCTTTTTGCAAGGAAGTTTACACGAGCAGCTGGTCTGAAGCTTCTTGATTTA TCTTTGATAGCAGCAAATGGCGCATCTACCATGTAA
- the LOC4337936 gene encoding uncharacterized protein, whose amino-acid sequence MICMRDRSRRGVARERMAAVSVGGGGRNIGVAMDFSACSKAALRWAAASLARPGDRLVLVHVKPSFQYEQGVAHLWEQQGSPMIPLVELADPRVSRIYGVAPDAETIGILTSAANQKGVEVVAKVYWGEPAKKLTEAAQGIPLHWLVVGNRGLGAVKRVLMGSVSTYVANHATCPVTVVRENLPPPPPPPQPPQPVATAASYY is encoded by the exons atgatTTGTATgagagatcgatcgagaagAGGAGTAGCGAGGGAGAGGATGGCGGCGGTgagcgtgggcggcggcgggaggaacatcggggtggCGATGGACTTCTCGGCGTGCAGCAAGGCGGcgctgcggtgggcggcggcgagcctggcACGCCCCGGCGACCGGCTGGTGCTTGTCCACGTCAAGCCCTCGTTCCAGTACGAGCAGGGCGTCGCCCACCTCTGGGAGCAGCAAGGCTCAC CGATGATCCCGCTGGTGGAGCTGGCCGACCCGCGGGTGAGCAGGATCTACGGCGTCGCGCCGGACGCGGAGACGATCGGAATCCTCACCAGCGCCGCCAACCAGAAAGGG gtggaggtggtggcgaagGTGTACTGGGGCGAGCCGGCGAAGAAGctgacggaggcggcgcaggGGATTCCCCTGCACTGGCTCGTCGTCGGGAACAGAGGCCTCGGCGCCGTCAAGAG GGTTCTGATGGGGAGCGTGAGCACGTACGTCGCCAACCACGCCACCTGCCCCGTCACCGTCGTCAGGGAGAacctgccgcctccgccgccgccgccgcagccaccgcAGCCCGTCGCAACGGCGGCGAGCTACTACTGA
- the LOC4337937 gene encoding LRR receptor-like serine/threonine-protein kinase GSO1, producing the protein MVSLVLAMAGKLISSSIVLALLPLFCGILLAPSCEAATVDTTSATLLQVKSGFTDPNGVLSGWSPEADVCSWHGVTCLTGEGIVTGLNLSGYGLSGTISPAIAGLVSVESIDLSSNSLTGAIPPELGTMKSLKTLLLHSNLLTGAIPPELGGLKNLKLLRIGNNPLRGEIPPELGDCSELETIGMAYCQLIGAIPHQIGNLKQLQQLALDNNTLTGGLPEQLAGCANLRVLSVADNKLDGVIPSSIGGLSSLQSLNLANNQFSGVIPPEIGNLSGLTYLNLLGNRLTGGIPEELNRLSQLQVVDLSKNNLSGEISAISASQLKNLKYLVLSENLLEGTIPEGLCNGDGNGNGNSSLENLFLAGNDLGGSIDALLSCTSLKSIDVSNNSLTGEIPPAIDRLPGLVNLALHNNSFAGVLPPQIGNLSNLEVLSLYHNGLTGGIPPEIGRLQRLKLLFLYENEMTGAIPDEMTNCSSLEEVDFFGNHFHGPIPASIGNLKNLAVLQLRQNDLTGPIPASLGECRSLQALALADNRLSGELPESFGRLAELSVVTLYNNSLEGALPESMFELKNLTVINFSHNRFTGAVVPLLGSSSLTVLALTNNSFSGVIPAAVARSTGMVRLQLAGNRLAGAIPAELGDLTELKILDLSNNNFSGDIPPELSNCSRLTHLNLDGNSLTGAVPPWLGGLRSLGELDLSSNALTGGIPVELGGCSGLLKLSLSGNRLSGSIPPEIGKLTSLNVLNLQKNGFTGVIPPELRRCNKLYELRLSENSLEGPIPAELGQLPELQVILDLSRNKLSGEIPASLGDLVKLERLNLSSNQLHGQIPPSLLQLTSLHLLNLSDNLLSGGIPGALSAFPAASFAGNGELCGAPLPSCGAPRRLPGAEVSAIVAAIAVVSAAVCVALLYIMLRMWSNWRAVASVSSSDGEETASSVAAAHGKWCAGDGKYWKVGSVSVASSAAEEKYSSASSETTSVLHGKPAEAAGGGAGAVKPASKC; encoded by the coding sequence ATGGTATCATTGGTCTTAGCAATGGCTGGCAAGCTGATCAGCTCCTCCATTGTTCTTGCTCTTCTACCTCTGTTCTGTGGCATCCTGCTTGCACCATCATGTGAAGCAGCCACAGTAGACACAACATCTGCCACTCTCCTGCAAGTGAAGTCAGGTTTCACTGACCCTAATGGCGTCCTCTCCGGCTGGTCGCCGGAGGCCGACGTGTGCTCATGGCACGGCGTGACGTGCCTGACAGGGGAGGGCATTGTCACCGGCCTCAACCTGTCGGGGTACGGCCTGTCCGGCACGATATCGCCGGCGATAGCCGGCCTTGTATCCGTCGAGTCCATTGATCTGTCGTCAAATTCCCTCACCGGCGCAATCCCGCCGGAGCTCGGGACGATGAAGAGCCTGAAGACGCTGCTGCTTCACTCCAACCTCCTCACCGGCGCCATCccaccggagctcggcggcctcAAGAACCTGAAGTTACTGAGGATCGGCAACAACCCGCTGCGCGGCGAGATACCACCGGAGCTCGGCGACTGCTCGGAGCTGGAGACGATCGGCATGGCCTACTGCCAGCTGATCGGCGCCATCCCCCACCAGATTGGCAACCTGAAGCAGCTTCAGCAGCTGGCCCTGGACAACAACACCCTCACCGGCGGCCTCCCGGAGCAGCTCGCCGGCTGTGCAAACCTGCGTGTCCTCTCGGTGGCTGACAACAAGCTGGATGGCGTCATACCTTCCTCCATTGGCGGCCTGAGCTCTCTCCAGTCTCTGAACCTTGCAAACAACCAGTTCTCCGGCGTGATTCCGCCGGAGATCGGTAACCTCTCCGGCTTGACATACCTGAACTTACTCGGCAACCGCCTcaccggcggcatcccggaAGAACTGAACCGGCTGAGCCAGCTGCAGGTTGTGGATTTGTCCAAGAACAATCTGTCCGGAGAGATCAGTGCCATCTCTGCATCACAGCTGAAGAATCTGAAGTACCTTGTGCTGTCTGAAAATCTCCTGGAGGGAACCATCCCTGAAGGCCTCTGCAATGGCgatggcaatggcaatggcaacTCGAGCTTGGAGAACCTGTTCCTCGCCGGCAACGACCTCGGAGGCAGCATTGATGCCCTGCTGAGCTGCACCTCGCTGAAGTCCATCGACGTGTCGAACAACAGCCTCACCGGCGAGATACCGCCGGCGATCGACCGGCTGCCGGGCCTCGTCAACCTTGCGCTGCACAACAACAGCTTTGCCGGCGTCCTGCCGCCGCAGATTGGGAACTTGAGTAACCTGGAGGTGCTGTCTCTGTACCACAATGGCCTCACCGGCGGCATCCCGCCGGAGATCGGCCGGCTGCAGAGGCTGAAGCTGCTGTTCCTCTACGAGAACGAGATGACCGGAGCCATCCCGGATGAGATGACCAACTGCTCGAGCTTGGAGGAGGTCGACTTCTTCGGCAACCACTTCCATGGCCCGATCCCGGCGAGCATCGGCAACCTCAAGAACCTCGCCGTGCTCCAGCTCCGGCAGAATGATCTGACTGGCCCGATTCCGGCGAGCCTCGGCGAATGCAGGAGTCTGCAGGCGCTGGCGCTGGCGGACAACCGGCTCTCCGGCGAGCTGCCGGAGTCGTTCGGCCGCCTCGCCGAGCTCAGCGTCGTCACCCTGTACAACAACTCGCTGGAGGGCGCCTTGCCGGAGTCGATGTTCGAGCTCAAGAACCTGACGGTCATCAACTTCTCCCACAACCGGTTCACCGGCGCCGTCGTGCCGCTCCTCGGCTCCAGCTCCCTCACCGTGCTGGCCCTCACCAACAACAGCTTCTCCGGCGTCATCCCGGCGGCGGTCGCGCGGTCGACGGGCATGGTCCGGCTACAGCTCGCCGGcaaccgcctcgccggcgcgatCCCGGCCGAGCTGGGTGACCTGACCGAGCTCAAGATACTTGACCTCTCGAACAACAACTTCTCCGGCGACATCCCGCCGGAGCTCTCCAACTGCTCGCGGCTCACCCATCTGAACCTTGACGGGAACAGCCTCACCGGCGCCGTACCGCCATGGCTCGGAGGCCTCCGGTCGCTCGGCGAGCTGGACCTCTCGTCGAACGCGCTCACCGGCGGCATTCCGGTGGAGCTCGGCGGCTGCTCCGGCCTGCTCAAGCTGTCCCTGAGCGGCAACCGTCTCTCCGGGAGCATTCCGCCGGAGATCGGGAAGCTGACATCACTCAACGTTCTGAACCTGCAGAAGAACGGCTTCACCGGCGTCATTccgccggagctccggcgaTGCAACAAGCTGTACGAGCTGCGGCTGTCGGAGAACTCGCTGGAGGGGCCGATCCCGGCGGAGCTCGGGCAGCTGCCGGAGCTGCAGGTGATACTGGACCTGAGCCGGAACAAGCTCTCCGGCGAGATCCCGGCGTCGCTCGGAGACCTCGTCAAGCTGGAGAGGCTCAACCTCTCCTCCAACCAGCTCCATGGCCAGATACCTCCCTCGCTGCTGCAGCTCACGAGCCTCCACCTTCTCAACCTGTCCGACAACCTCCTCTCCGGCGGCATCCCGGGCGCGCTCTCCGCGTTCCCGGCCGCGTCCTTCGCGGGCAACGGCGAGCTCTGCGgcgcgccgctgccgtcgtgcggggcgccgcggcggctgccggGGGCGGAGGTGTCGGCCATCGTggcggccatcgccgtcgtGTCGGCCGCGGTGTGCGTCGCGCTGCTGTACATAATGCTCAGGATGTGGAGCAACTGGAGGGCCGTCGCCTCCGTGTCGAGCTCCGACGGCGAGGAGACGGCgtcctcggtggcggcggcgcacggcaagtggtgcgccggcgacggcaagtaCTGGAAGGTCGGGTCGGTGTCGGtggcgtcgtccgccgccgaagAGAAGTACAGCTCGGCGTCGTCGGAGACGACCAGCGTGCTGCACGGGaagccggcggaggcggccggtggcggcgccggcgcggtgaAGCCGGCGAGCAAGTGCTGA